In a genomic window of Croceibacterium sp. TMG7-5b_MA50:
- a CDS encoding autotransporter outer membrane beta-barrel domain-containing protein: MTNPVRTATIANGAPGNVTITSAGSVVVGGGTAVTVDSNNAVANAGAITIANADNSTGILAQAGTSGDIANTGTITLDEPYTPTDTDNDGDLDGPLALGRNRFAIRTAGAHAGRLSHTGTIVVEGNDSAGIVLGGTLNGALVHDGSTTVTGDRAIGLQAQAIAGNVRLAGPLTARGVDAVGARFAGDVAGVMVVQGAITATGYRYNAAPSGATRLDADDLLQGGSALVVDGNVTGGIVLAVPPRDASPTNNDEDADGIDDAREGSAQVISLGAAPAMVIGATDRAITIGAVAGTSSGHGLQIDGRVTGDGVYAGVAGNGLIIGGRGGAVTIANGVTVNGTVSANSNGTSATALRFGAGASTGALQVGGTVDARGGNADTAQTQAVVIDAGASLPTIRNSGIIRAAASGENGSATAVIDRSGTVTLLENSGAIAASGARADSGRNVAIDLSANNSGVTIRQTQVATGIAAPSISGDVRLGAGNDRVEVADGLLAGTVRFGGGANSLALSGDAIHAGAAIFGSGSDTLGLAGTAIFAGQADFGGGADRLTIGGTARFSGTLANSAHLAVNVSGGTLDISRTATIASLDMAVGTTFGATLSKAAGEGTALTVTGAANFGRDAKLQLRLSDVTNAEGRYTILQAGSLNGAGGLVTDTTLIPFLFKASVASNAPANALAVDVARRSATELGLNRSQTSAYNAVFAAIGADDDIEDVFLGITDGAQFRGTVRQMLPDHAGGSFESISQGARALGRQIMDPPSPTWSLGGVDVILSVAGWSTEKGEGVTDSFMQDGLGYGAAAEIDTGFGALGVGVNWLWTDYNNDAGSETTGNTYGLAAYWRGNWDGLRAHVRGFVGKSNFESERTFTGQAGDDVVTRDIEGEWDGTVTGGSAGLAYEFGGRNFFVRPQVSVDYTRLQEDGYAETGGESLNLIVEERTSDELGVNGSLVAGIDFMGNGRGRRGQGDESWFRVEGEGGWREIARGSLGSTTARFGDAGTRFTLDPEQMESGWFAGLRALGGGETFEMSGEVRLEDRLDANAVALRGTLKIGF, encoded by the coding sequence GTGACCAATCCGGTCCGCACCGCCACCATCGCCAATGGCGCGCCGGGCAACGTCACCATCACTTCCGCCGGATCGGTCGTGGTCGGTGGTGGCACCGCGGTTACGGTGGACAGCAACAATGCGGTCGCCAATGCGGGCGCGATCACGATCGCCAATGCCGACAACTCCACCGGCATCCTGGCACAGGCGGGCACCAGCGGCGACATTGCCAATACCGGTACGATCACGCTGGACGAGCCTTACACGCCCACCGACACCGACAATGACGGCGATCTTGACGGGCCCTTGGCTCTGGGGCGCAACCGCTTCGCCATCCGGACCGCCGGTGCGCATGCCGGGCGCCTCAGCCATACGGGCACCATCGTGGTGGAGGGCAATGATTCTGCTGGCATCGTGCTGGGGGGGACGCTGAACGGCGCGCTAGTGCATGATGGCAGCACCACGGTCACGGGTGACCGCGCGATCGGCCTGCAGGCGCAGGCGATCGCCGGCAATGTCCGGCTCGCCGGTCCGCTGACCGCGCGCGGCGTCGACGCGGTGGGTGCGCGCTTCGCCGGCGATGTCGCCGGCGTGATGGTGGTGCAGGGGGCGATCACCGCCACCGGCTACCGCTACAACGCGGCGCCCAGCGGCGCCACCCGGCTGGACGCTGACGACCTGCTGCAGGGCGGGTCGGCGCTGGTGGTGGACGGCAATGTCACCGGCGGGATCGTGCTGGCCGTGCCGCCGCGCGACGCATCCCCCACCAATAATGACGAGGATGCCGACGGGATCGACGATGCCCGCGAAGGCAGCGCGCAGGTCATTTCGTTGGGTGCGGCACCCGCGATGGTCATCGGCGCAACTGATCGGGCGATCACGATCGGCGCGGTTGCGGGCACCTCCAGCGGGCACGGACTGCAGATCGACGGGCGGGTGACTGGCGACGGGGTATATGCCGGCGTCGCTGGTAACGGCTTGATTATCGGCGGCCGTGGTGGTGCCGTGACGATCGCCAACGGGGTAACGGTGAACGGCACCGTCAGCGCCAACTCCAACGGCACCAGCGCCACCGCCTTGCGGTTTGGCGCCGGCGCCAGCACGGGCGCGCTGCAGGTCGGCGGCACGGTCGACGCACGCGGCGGCAATGCCGATACGGCTCAGACACAAGCGGTGGTGATCGATGCCGGCGCCAGCCTGCCCACGATCCGCAACAGCGGGATCATCCGTGCCGCCGCCAGCGGAGAGAATGGCAGCGCCACTGCGGTGATCGACCGCAGCGGCACGGTCACGCTGCTGGAGAACAGCGGCGCCATCGCGGCAAGCGGCGCACGCGCCGATTCCGGCCGCAACGTCGCCATCGACCTCTCCGCCAACAATTCCGGTGTGACGATCCGGCAGACGCAGGTCGCCACCGGCATCGCCGCGCCGTCCATATCGGGCGATGTTCGCCTGGGGGCTGGCAACGACCGGGTCGAGGTGGCGGACGGGCTGCTTGCCGGAACGGTTCGGTTCGGCGGCGGCGCCAACTCGCTGGCGCTGTCTGGCGATGCGATCCATGCGGGCGCCGCCATATTCGGTAGCGGATCCGATACGCTGGGCCTTGCCGGCACCGCGATCTTCGCAGGGCAGGCCGACTTCGGCGGCGGCGCCGACCGGCTGACGATTGGGGGAACCGCACGCTTTTCCGGCACGCTGGCGAATTCGGCACACCTGGCGGTGAATGTCAGCGGCGGTACGCTGGACATCAGCCGCACCGCGACCATCGCTTCGCTCGACATGGCGGTGGGCACCACTTTCGGCGCGACGCTGAGCAAGGCGGCCGGGGAGGGCACGGCTCTCACCGTCACAGGCGCGGCAAACTTTGGCCGCGATGCCAAGCTGCAACTGCGCCTAAGCGACGTCACCAATGCGGAAGGGCGCTATACCATCCTGCAGGCCGGCAGCCTGAACGGGGCTGGCGGGCTGGTCACCGATACAACGCTGATCCCCTTCCTGTTCAAGGCCAGCGTCGCCAGCAACGCACCCGCCAATGCACTGGCGGTGGACGTAGCCCGCCGCTCCGCCACGGAGCTTGGCCTGAACCGGTCGCAGACCAGCGCCTACAATGCGGTGTTCGCGGCGATCGGCGCGGACGATGACATCGAAGACGTGTTCCTCGGCATCACCGATGGTGCCCAGTTCCGCGGCACCGTGCGGCAGATGCTGCCCGACCATGCCGGCGGCAGTTTCGAAAGCATCAGCCAGGGCGCCCGTGCGCTAGGCCGGCAGATCATGGATCCGCCTAGCCCGACCTGGTCACTGGGCGGGGTGGACGTGATCCTATCCGTCGCCGGCTGGAGCACGGAGAAGGGGGAAGGCGTCACCGACAGCTTCATGCAGGACGGCCTCGGCTACGGCGCCGCGGCGGAGATTGACACCGGGTTTGGCGCCCTGGGCGTTGGCGTGAATTGGCTGTGGACCGACTACAACAACGATGCCGGCAGCGAGACAACCGGCAACACCTACGGCCTTGCCGCCTATTGGCGGGGCAATTGGGACGGCCTGCGCGCACATGTCCGCGGCTTTGTCGGCAAGTCGAACTTTGAATCCGAGCGCACCTTCACTGGGCAGGCCGGCGATGACGTGGTCACGCGGGACATAGAGGGCGAATGGGACGGCACGGTGACCGGCGGCAGCGCGGGCCTTGCCTACGAGTTCGGCGGTCGTAACTTCTTCGTGCGGCCACAGGTCAGCGTCGATTACACGCGCCTGCAGGAAGACGGCTATGCCGAGACGGGCGGCGAGAGCCTGAACCTGATCGTGGAGGAGCGCACCAGTGACGAGCTGGGCGTCAATGGATCGCTGGTCGCTGGTATCGACTTCATGGGGAATGGCCGCGGCCGACGCGGGCAGGGGGACGAAAGCTGGTTCCGGGTGGAAGGCGAGGGCGGCTGGCGCGAGATCGCCCGCGGATCGCTGGGTTCCACCACCGCCCGCTTCGGCGATGCCGGCACCCGCTTCACGCTCGACCCTGAACAGATGGAAAGCGGCTGGTTCGCTGGCCTCCGCGCGCTGGGCGGTGGCGAGACGTTCGAGATGTCGGGCGAGGTCCGGCTGGAGGACCGGCTTGATGCCAATGCCGTGGCCCTGCGCGGGACGCTGAAGATCGGCTTCTGA
- a CDS encoding TonB-dependent receptor, with the protein MRHAARALLLMAGAALAVPAVARDGQVDLNVPATTAGQAVIAIARQSGTSIVIADPLLAGRRVPALRGRHRAVDAVRRIAATVGGRAVMVGTGAWRIVPGRAPATSIAPRPEVPPPEVVGEPITVVASKRDLDLSQFAGQVAVREGEVLTFGGVGGTERITQALASVSSTHLGSGRNKLFIRGIADSSFTGPTQATVGQYLGDLRLGYNAPDPDLRLSDLARVEVLEGPQGTLYGAGSLGGIIRLVPNVPQLDVTAASARIGGSLTQHGRPGVDVGATLNLPVAADAAALRVVVDAMRSGGYIDKPLIGQQDVNRSDILGGRAMLRVELAPGWTADVMGIGQRIDAADSQYADRTITRSHELTRDALVTEGSDAGFAQGQFVLSGRIGGLQLRSTTGLTRQDLTERYDATRDPVTPRLFVQENDTHMFAHETRLWQPTGERFGWLAGISYMRNRVRLTRAIDDTAAQQRIATTGVTNRIEEATVYGEASLRLLPGLTATAGARLTRSELDGEGENLPLPLVATLRAITGERRETVLLPSAALLAQLQPDTTLYLRYQEGFRPGGLAIEGDIVRRFDRDSTSTYELGARHGTAGRGPFDIAASVSFTDWRDIQADFIDGTGFPSTANIGDGRVWTATLSGSVAITSELRLDGGLSVNSSRVRAEDVSFFLASIGAVDRVTRAETIERTRQVPNIADLSVRAGFDWRRPVGPSLELTARGWASYVGRSRLGIGPELGEPQGDYLDSGLTLRLGRADMGVTLGVTNLADTRGNRFALGTPFVQDRQQVTPLRPRTIRLGFDAAF; encoded by the coding sequence ATGCGCCATGCGGCGCGTGCGCTGCTGTTGATGGCGGGTGCCGCGCTGGCTGTTCCGGCGGTTGCGCGGGACGGGCAGGTCGATTTGAACGTGCCGGCCACCACGGCAGGGCAGGCGGTGATCGCCATCGCCCGGCAGAGCGGCACCAGCATCGTCATCGCCGATCCGCTGCTGGCCGGTCGCCGGGTCCCCGCGCTGCGTGGCCGGCATCGCGCCGTCGATGCTGTCCGGCGGATCGCGGCCACCGTCGGCGGGCGGGCCGTCATGGTGGGTACGGGCGCCTGGCGGATCGTGCCGGGACGCGCGCCGGCCACATCGATTGCGCCACGCCCGGAGGTACCCCCGCCCGAGGTCGTCGGTGAGCCGATCACCGTGGTCGCCAGCAAGCGTGACCTCGACCTCAGTCAATTCGCTGGGCAGGTCGCGGTGCGGGAAGGGGAGGTGCTCACTTTCGGCGGAGTCGGCGGGACGGAGCGGATCACGCAAGCGCTCGCCAGCGTCTCCTCCACTCACCTGGGCAGCGGACGCAACAAACTCTTCATCCGCGGCATCGCCGATAGCAGTTTCACCGGGCCGACGCAGGCAACGGTCGGGCAGTATCTCGGCGACCTCAGGCTCGGCTACAACGCACCAGATCCCGATCTGCGCCTGTCCGACCTTGCACGGGTGGAGGTGCTGGAAGGGCCGCAGGGCACCTTGTACGGCGCAGGGTCGCTGGGCGGCATCATCCGCCTGGTGCCGAATGTTCCGCAACTGGACGTGACCGCCGCCAGTGCGCGCATCGGCGGATCGCTGACCCAGCATGGCCGACCGGGCGTGGACGTAGGCGCGACGCTGAACCTGCCGGTGGCCGCAGATGCCGCCGCGCTGCGCGTGGTGGTCGATGCAATGCGCAGCGGCGGCTACATCGACAAGCCACTGATCGGGCAGCAGGACGTCAACCGTTCGGACATCCTGGGTGGCCGCGCCATGCTGCGGGTGGAGCTGGCGCCGGGCTGGACGGCGGATGTGATGGGTATCGGCCAGCGGATCGACGCGGCCGACAGCCAGTACGCCGATCGCACAATCACCCGATCGCACGAACTGACGCGCGATGCCCTGGTGACGGAGGGCTCCGATGCCGGCTTCGCGCAGGGGCAGTTCGTATTGTCGGGCCGGATCGGCGGGTTGCAGCTCCGCTCCACCACCGGGCTGACGCGGCAGGATCTCACCGAACGCTACGACGCCACACGCGACCCCGTCACGCCGCGCCTGTTCGTGCAGGAAAACGACACGCACATGTTCGCGCATGAGACCCGCCTGTGGCAGCCCACCGGGGAGCGGTTCGGCTGGCTGGCGGGGATCAGCTACATGCGCAACCGCGTCCGGCTGACCCGCGCCATCGACGACACCGCAGCGCAGCAGCGCATCGCCACTACCGGGGTCACCAACCGGATCGAGGAAGCGACCGTCTATGGCGAGGCGAGCCTGCGCCTGTTGCCCGGCCTCACCGCCACGGCCGGCGCGCGGTTGACCCGGTCAGAACTGGATGGCGAGGGGGAGAACCTGCCATTGCCGCTGGTCGCCACCTTGCGCGCGATCACAGGGGAACGGCGGGAGACGGTGCTGCTGCCATCGGCCGCGCTACTGGCGCAATTGCAGCCGGATACCACGCTTTATCTGCGATATCAGGAAGGCTTCCGGCCCGGCGGCCTGGCGATCGAAGGTGATATTGTCCGCCGGTTCGATCGCGACAGCACCAGCACCTACGAACTGGGCGCCCGCCATGGCACCGCCGGACGCGGGCCGTTCGATATCGCGGCCAGCGTCTCCTTCACAGACTGGCGCGACATTCAGGCCGACTTCATCGACGGCACGGGCTTCCCCAGCACCGCCAATATCGGCGACGGCCGGGTGTGGACCGCCACGCTGTCGGGCAGCGTGGCCATTACTTCCGAACTGCGCCTGGATGGTGGGCTCTCCGTCAACAGCAGCAGGGTCCGGGCGGAAGACGTCAGTTTCTTCCTGGCCAGCATCGGGGCGGTGGACCGGGTGACGCGGGCGGAGACGATCGAGCGGACCCGGCAGGTGCCCAACATCGCGGACCTGTCGGTCAGGGCGGGGTTCGACTGGCGCCGACCTGTTGGCCCTTCATTGGAGCTGACCGCGCGTGGCTGGGCCAGCTATGTCGGCAGGTCGCGACTTGGCATCGGGCCGGAACTGGGGGAGCCGCAGGGCGACTACCTCGACAGCGGTCTGACCCTGCGGCTTGGGCGGGCCGACATGGGCGTCACGCTTGGCGTGACCAACCTTGCTGATACGCGGGGCAATCGCTTCGCGCTCGGCACGCCATTCGTGCAGGATCGCCAGCAGGTGACGCCACTGCGCCCGCGCACCATTCGCCTGGGATTCGACGCCGCGTTCTGA
- a CDS encoding FecR domain-containing protein codes for MQPDDQVTQEALGWAVRTLDPAFADWDGFTHWLEASAEHRAAYDRIAAAAVEAGELAASGAAVPDAASAPVGSATRRRWLGGALAASVAGLLAIGLWQRTAPDLQVRQTAPGQVLAVALEDGSRIDLAGGSRLTLDRNNPRFARLDGGRALFTVRHDAADPFVVEAGGHELLDAGTVFDVRDDAGGFAVAVAEGAVIVDPSGAAVRLDAGDRLSEMAGEDRLIVEEVATADIGSWRDGRLTFTDASLAEVAAELTRASGHHFAIVPGAPRGSLTGSIQIAAVRSDPTAAAALLGVPVRRQGATWLIGGG; via the coding sequence ATGCAGCCGGATGATCAGGTGACACAAGAGGCGCTGGGCTGGGCGGTACGCACGCTGGACCCGGCCTTCGCCGATTGGGACGGCTTCACGCATTGGCTGGAGGCGAGTGCGGAGCATCGTGCCGCCTATGACCGGATCGCCGCGGCAGCAGTCGAAGCGGGCGAGCTGGCGGCAAGCGGCGCGGCCGTGCCGGACGCCGCATCCGCGCCGGTCGGTTCTGCCACCCGTCGCCGCTGGTTGGGCGGGGCGTTGGCGGCGTCGGTTGCCGGCCTGCTGGCCATCGGTCTGTGGCAGCGCACGGCGCCCGACCTGCAGGTGCGACAGACCGCGCCCGGCCAGGTGCTGGCCGTGGCGCTGGAGGATGGCAGCCGCATCGATCTTGCGGGCGGCAGTCGCCTGACGCTCGACCGAAACAATCCGCGCTTCGCCCGGCTGGATGGCGGACGGGCCCTATTTACGGTTCGCCATGACGCAGCCGATCCCTTCGTGGTGGAGGCGGGGGGGCATGAGTTGCTGGATGCAGGCACCGTGTTCGACGTGCGCGACGATGCGGGTGGCTTCGCCGTGGCGGTAGCGGAAGGGGCGGTGATCGTCGACCCGTCCGGTGCCGCGGTACGGTTGGACGCTGGCGACCGGCTGAGCGAAATGGCGGGCGAGGATCGGCTGATCGTCGAGGAGGTCGCCACGGCCGACATCGGCAGCTGGCGTGACGGCCGCCTGACCTTCACCGATGCCAGCCTGGCGGAAGTCGCGGCAGAACTGACACGCGCGAGCGGACACCATTTCGCTATCGTGCCCGGTGCGCCGCGCGGCAGCCTGACAGGTTCGATCCAGATCGCCGCCGTGCGCAGCGATCCGACGGCGGCCGCCGCCCTGCTGGGCGTTCCGGTTCGTCGGCAGGGCGCAACCTGGCTGATCGGGGGCGGCTGA
- a CDS encoding RNA polymerase sigma factor: protein MADTPPSSGLQAAFLQHRAQLLRFVAARGAGDEAEDVLQDVWLRIAATQSGPVASPLAYLYRAANTVLIDRYRARRQAVSRDRAWSDTQGAGDPLVSAAPSAERTVLGRNLMAAVEALLADLHPPRVSAIFRRHRVDGIAQRQIAAEFGVSLSTVESDLRIAYRALAELREQFDAD from the coding sequence ATGGCCGACACTCCGCCCTCATCCGGCCTGCAAGCGGCCTTTCTGCAGCATCGCGCGCAATTGCTGCGCTTCGTTGCGGCGCGTGGTGCCGGGGACGAGGCGGAGGATGTATTGCAGGATGTCTGGCTGAGGATCGCGGCCACGCAAAGCGGGCCGGTGGCAAGCCCGCTGGCTTACCTCTACCGTGCCGCCAACACCGTGCTGATCGACCGCTATCGCGCCCGCCGCCAAGCGGTGTCCCGCGATCGGGCGTGGAGCGATACGCAGGGCGCGGGTGACCCACTGGTGTCTGCTGCGCCCTCGGCCGAACGGACGGTGCTGGGGCGCAACCTGATGGCTGCGGTCGAGGCGCTGCTGGCCGACCTGCATCCGCCCCGCGTCTCTGCCATCTTCCGCCGGCACCGGGTGGACGGCATCGCACAGCGGCAGATCGCCGCCGAATTCGGCGTCAGCCTCAGCACCGTGGAGAGCGATCTGCGGATCGCGTACCGCGCGCTGGCCGAATTGCGGGAGCAGTTCGATGCCGACTGA
- a CDS encoding glutathione S-transferase family protein, with amino-acid sequence MKLYGVPGWGSTIVEIMFALAEEPYEFVDVDGFDRPGLARDRLLAINPLAQVPTLVLDDSLVLTESAAIALWLCGRHPHLAPPAGTSDHARFLRLLVWYVANVYPTFTYGDYPERWTPSAPDELRQATDRRREELYRWLETEIAGPFVMGRQVTMLDAYVACITSWRPRRDWFAAHAPRLLAVAERTRQLEQVAPVIRRSGLIEADAG; translated from the coding sequence ATGAAGCTGTACGGCGTACCCGGATGGGGATCGACCATAGTCGAGATCATGTTCGCCCTGGCGGAGGAGCCGTACGAGTTCGTCGACGTCGACGGCTTCGACCGGCCCGGCCTTGCGCGTGATCGGCTGCTTGCGATCAACCCGCTGGCCCAGGTGCCCACGCTCGTGCTGGATGACAGCTTGGTGTTGACCGAATCCGCCGCAATCGCGCTGTGGCTGTGCGGCCGGCACCCGCATCTGGCGCCGCCTGCCGGAACCAGCGACCATGCCCGCTTCTTGCGGCTGCTGGTGTGGTACGTGGCCAACGTCTACCCGACCTTCACTTACGGCGACTATCCTGAACGCTGGACGCCCTCTGCCCCGGACGAGCTGCGCCAGGCGACTGACCGCCGGCGGGAAGAACTGTACCGGTGGCTTGAGACCGAGATTGCCGGGCCGTTCGTCATGGGCAGGCAGGTGACGATGCTCGATGCCTATGTGGCGTGCATCACCAGCTGGCGCCCACGGCGGGACTGGTTTGCCGCGCATGCACCCCGGCTGCTCGCCGTGGCGGAGCGGACCCGGCAGCTGGAGCAGGTCGCCCCGGTGATCCGCCGTAGCGGGCTGATCGAAGCCGATGCCGGATGA
- a CDS encoding NUDIX domain-containing protein, with protein sequence MPGKQAVQPPMLVVALCLRDGDRLLLAERPPGKHHGGLWEFPGGKVEPDERPRAALVREIAEELFLRLDAAALIPTGFAEDQRLLLLLFAASHDGAEVRALEGQRWGWFTRAEAADLPLAPLDRELLSRLH encoded by the coding sequence ATGCCCGGTAAACAAGCGGTGCAACCTCCTATGCTGGTCGTGGCGTTGTGCCTGCGGGACGGCGACCGGCTGCTGCTGGCAGAGCGACCGCCCGGCAAGCATCACGGCGGCCTGTGGGAATTTCCCGGCGGCAAGGTGGAGCCGGACGAACGCCCGCGCGCGGCATTGGTGCGCGAGATTGCGGAGGAATTGTTCCTCCGGCTCGATGCGGCGGCGCTGATCCCGACCGGCTTTGCCGAGGATCAGCGCCTGCTGCTGCTCCTGTTCGCCGCGTCCCATGACGGGGCGGAGGTGCGGGCACTCGAAGGGCAGCGATGGGGCTGGTTCACGCGGGCGGAGGCTGCCGACCTGCCGCTGGCGCCGCTGGACCGGGAATTGCTTTCGCGCCTGCATTAA
- a CDS encoding Flp family type IVb pilin codes for MGIIHRFKRRLIADRTGATMIEYALLAALLAMLIVGTLGQIGDHFDAILQAAADGFQPKEEG; via the coding sequence ATGGGGATCATTCATCGGTTCAAGCGGCGACTGATAGCGGATCGCACAGGAGCGACAATGATCGAGTACGCGCTGCTGGCCGCCCTGCTGGCGATGCTGATCGTGGGAACGCTAGGTCAGATCGGCGACCACTTCGACGCCATCCTGCAGGCCGCGGCCGACGGGTTCCAGCCCAAAGAGGAGGGTTAG
- a CDS encoding Flp family type IVb pilin, with amino-acid sequence MRFFTKLRRDEAGATAIEYGLIAALIAVAAIAGFNALGTQLKTTFQGVSSELVITEGGAEGGGEGGGETPG; translated from the coding sequence ATGCGGTTCTTTACCAAGCTGCGCCGGGACGAAGCCGGCGCCACGGCCATCGAATATGGCCTCATCGCGGCGCTGATCGCGGTTGCTGCCATTGCTGGTTTCAACGCACTGGGCACCCAGCTCAAGACGACGTTCCAGGGCGTCAGCTCCGAGCTGGTGATCACCGAAGGTGGCGCTGAGGGCGGCGGTGAGGGCGGCGGCGAGACCCCCGGCTAA